In Gordonia sp. SL306, the genomic window TCATCTGCCACGGCACACTGACCCGCTTCCCCGACCTGCGCATCGCCAGTGTCGAGAACGGGAGTTCGTGGATTCATCCGCTCTTCCACGATCTGACAGACCTCACCCGCAAGATGCCCCAGAACTTCCCGGAAGATCCGCTCGACGTCTTCCGTCGCAACATCTGGGTCAGCCCGTTCTGGGAGGGATCGGTCGCAGACGTGGTGGAGACGGTCGGGTGGGACAAGGTGATGTTCGGATCGGACTACCCGCACCCCGAGGGACTGCCCGAGCCGAAGGGCTTCTGGAAGTACGCCGAAGGCATGGACGACCGACGAACCTGGGACTTCATGGGCGACAACGCACGTCGCTTCATGGGGCTGCCGATCGCGAATCCCGACCCGGATGCTGCCCACCCACCGGAGTTCGCGACGGCCTGACTCACCCGCCTCCCCGGCTCCCCGCGTCCCCGGCTCCCGCCGATCGTGCACAGATCCCCGCCGATCGTGCGCAGATCCTCGCCGATCGTGCACACAGGCCGCCTCGTGCGCACGGTCGGCGGGCGGCCTCAAGGGATCGTCGCAACACCCTGAGTGAAGGGAGTTGTGATGGGGCGGTTGAAGCGTGGGCAGTCGATGCCGGCGTTGCCGGTGTGGGAGTTCTGGCAGGGGCGGGCGGGTGGGATGAGCACGGCGGCCGCGGCGCGACACGCGGGGATCTCGGTGCGGTTGGGGCATAAGTTGATGGCCAAGCATGGTGGGGTGATTCCTACTGTGAGCAGGCCGGCCGCGTGTGATGAGCATGGGTCGGGGCCGCAGTCGCGGTATCTGTCGGCTGATGAGCGTGACCTGATTGCGAATAAGAACGCTGTGGGACTTTCGGTGCGCCAGATCGCGCGTGATCTGGCGCGGGCTCCGTCGACGATCAGCCGCGAGTTACGGCGGAATCGGCCGCAGCATCGCACCTACGCCGCGGGCTATGCCCAGCGGCGAGCGCAGCATCGGCGGGCCAGACCTAAGCTGCGCAAGCTCGAGTCCAACGATGTGCTGCGCGCCTATGTCTGGGACAAGCTCAGTGGCCTCGAGCATTGGTCCCCGGCACAGATCAGTGCTCGGCTGGTAACGGAGTTCGCGGATGATGTGAGGATGCGCATCAGTCCTGAGGCGATCTATCGAACGTTGTTCGTTTTTCCTCGCGGTGAGATGAAACAGCAGGTCACAGCATCATTGAGGTCGGGGCGTAGCGTGCGTAAGCCGCGGACGGCCCGGACGGGGTCGACCATCGTGCCGCGGGAGTTGCTGATCGCCAACCGCCCGGCCGCGGTCGAGGATCGGGCGGTTCCTGGCGATTGGGAAGGTGATTGCATTCTGGGCCGCGAGGGGCACTCGCAGATCGGCACCCTGGTCGAGCGCACTACCCGATTCACGATCCTGCTCCACCTGCCCACGACTCGGACCGGGCAGGACCTGCGCACCGCACTGGCCATCGGGATCGGTGATCTACCCGCCCATCTGCGGCGGTCGATCACCTGGGATCAGGGGTCAGAGATGCGTGGCGTACACACCAACATCGCGGTCGATCACAATCTGCAAGTGTGGTTCTGTGACCCGCACTCGCCGTGGCAGCGTGGCACCAACGAGAACACCAACGGCCTTCTCCGGCAGTACTTCCCGAAAGGGACCGACCTGTCCGTCCACAGCAGCGACCACCTCAACCAGATCGCGACCGCACTCAACAACCGGCCACGCGCAGCCCTGGGATTTCGCACCCCAGCCGAAGCCTTCACCGACCTGCTAGCCTCCCACCACCAGCCATAGGTGTTGCGACGACCGCTGGAATCCGCCGCGGAATTCTGTGCACGGTCGGCGGTCGTGCCGGCGCTATGTCGTCCGTATGGGCTCGGTTGCGTAGACCTCACTGATGATCTCGTCGAGGACGCCCTCCCCGTCATGGGCCGCGTCGACCTGTGCACGCCAGACGTGTAATTGCCTCCGCCGGACCTTGACCTCCGGCATCGTCAGCTTGGAGTGGGACGCGGAGCTGAGACTGCTGAGGTGCGAGTCGATCTCCTTGAGCGCTTCGTTCTTGGTCATGTCATCAATCCTTCCCGATGACGCGCCGGTCGCGCCAGGGCTGTTTCACAGTATGTTTCGACAATCCGACGTCGTTGCGGACGCCCGACAGAATCCACCGGATTGTCAGCGGTAGGTTGCGCGCCATGCTCTCGGCCTCGGCGGCGTTCTCCGCCGACGGGGCAGGATCGTGCAGAGCCCGCACCTCGACAATCGTGTGGTTGACCGTCACGTTCACCAACGCGCGGCAGCACTCCGCTGCCAAGTGGTCCGGAATACCGGCACTCCGAGCAACTTTCACCAGATCGCCGACGAACTCGGTGATCACGCGGCGGTCGTCGAAACTCATCAGTTCGGTCAGATACGGATGCGCGCGCAATGTCTCACGCAGTGTCAGACACCAGCTCACCGCGGTCGACTCCCACTCACCGGTATCGCGGAACTCGAGCCGGAGGTTCGCGAAATGCCTCGCGACCAGAGCCCGTATCAACGCCTCTCGATTCCCCACCTGCTGATAAAGGGTGCGCGTCGAGATCTTGAGGTCCCCGGCCAGACGTCGTGCGCTCAGCGCATCGACGCCTTCGTCATCGAGCAACGCCAACGCCCGGTCGAGGATGTCATCGACCGGGATCAGTGGCCTGGCCATGCGGTTCCGTCGTCGACTGGACTTGCCGTGGAAAACAATTCGTCCTCCTTTCCACGCCGCGGCGAACTGCCACACCTTGTGGCCCATGCGCGGCTCTGATAAGAAAACAGTGTATTTATAACACTCCGAGCCACGGGAGGGCAGCCAGGTGACGTACGCGGACAGCTGGACCGACACACTCGACGATCTGGAACGGCGACGGCAGACGTCGTTGGGGATGGGTGGTCCCGAGCGTCTCGCCAAGCACCACGCCAAGGGCAAGCTCGATGCGCGAGCGCGTATCGAGTATCTCCTCGACCCCGGCAGTTTCCAGGAATTCGGGACTCTCGTCGGTGGTGACATCGCCGCGGATGCCATCGTCACCGGAACCGGCGAGATCGACGGACGACCGGTCCTGGTCGGCGCCGAGGACTTCACCACCATCGCCGGCACGATCGCGCCGGGCAGCAACTCCAAGCGATACCGACTGGCTGAGTTGGCCTTACGCACCAAGGTGCCGATGATCATCCTGCTCGAGGGCGCGGGCTTCCGCCCCACCGGCGACCATTACGGACGGACACCGACCGACCTGCTCGCGCAGGCACGCTGCTCCGGCAAGGTGCCCTTGATCTCGGCGGTCCTTGGACCATCGGCGGGCCACGGCGCACTCGTCTCACCTGTCTGCGACTTCTCGGTGATGAGCCCATCCGGCGCCATCTTCACCGCAGGCCCGCCGGTGGTGAAGCAGTCCACCGGCGAGGACATCTCGAAAGAAGACCTCGGCGGCCCCGACGTCGCGCTGGCGAGCGGGGTCGTCCACAACGTGACCGACGACGACGAGTCCGCGCTCGACGCCATCCGGCGCTACCTGTCGTACTTCCCGTCCAGCGCCTGGTCGTATCCGCCGTCGCTCCCCGTCGACGACTCGGGTGAGCCGCGCGAGACGCCCGAGCTGCTCGACATCATCTCCCGTGACAACAAATACATCTACGACGCCCGCGACGTGCTCGACGTGGTCTTCGACCGACCGGACTGGTTCGAGGTGCAACCGGAGTTCGGTCCGGCGATCATCTGCGCCCTCGCCCATCTGGGCGGACACCCCGTGGCCGTGGTCGCCAACCAACCGCTGGTGCTGGCCGGTTCGATCGATGCCGACGCCGCCGACAAGGCCGCGCATTTCATCACCGTGGCCGACTCCTTCCACCTGCCGCTGATCTTCCTCACCGACAATCCCGGAATGCTCCCGGGCAGTGATTCCGAGCAGAGCGGCGTCCTGCGGAGCGGGGCGCGGATGTTCGCCGCGCAGACCACCGCCACCACTCTCAAGCTGCATGTGACGCTTCGCAAGGCATTCGGCTTCGGGTCGATGGTCATGTCGCTGTTGGGCTTCGACGATCAGGTCGCGACCTTCGCCTACCCCGGAGCGACGATGGGCGCGATGGGCGCGGCCGCGATGGGCCAGGCGACGAAAGCGGGTGAGGACTTCGCCACGGTGTTGCGCGACATGGAACTCGCGGCGTCCTACAGCTCGGCCGAGCACATGGGATTCGACGAGATGATCGATCCCCGCGAGACACGCAACAAACTCCTCACCGCGCTGCGACGCGGCCTCTACGCGCGTCAGGCCGCGCCCGAACCGGTCAGCCGCACCGCCATCACCCCTTGAGCTCGGTGGACGCGTCCACCCCCCCCCCGAGCTCGACCTTTCCCGCCCAAGTGGCTACCGATGACGTCTATGGTAAGACATACTGTAGACGCCTCAGAAAGGAGTCCGACGTGGACAAGAACGACATGATCCTGATCAGCGTCGACGACCACATCATCGAGCCGCCGGATATGTTCAAAGATCATCTGCCGGCGAAGTATGCTGCCGACGCGCCGCGGTTGGTCCACATGGACAACGGCGCCGACATGTGGAAGTTTCGCGACCGCATCATCCCGAACGTGGCGCTCAACGCCGTGGCCGGGCGACCGAAAGAGGAGTACGGCCTCGAACCCGAAGGCCTCGACGAGATCCGACCGGGCTGCTACAACGTCGACGAGCGCGTCAAGGACATGAACGCGGGCGGTGTCCTCGCCCAGATGAACTTCCCCTCGTTCCCCGGATTCGCCGCACGACTGTTCGCGACCGAGGACTCGGATTTCTCTCTCGCACTGGTGCAGGCCTACAACGACTGGCACATCGACGAGTGGTGCGGCGCATATCCCGGACGTTTCATCCCCATGGCGCTGCCGGTGATCTGGGACGCAGAGCTCTGCGCGCAAGAGGTGCGGCGTGTGGCGAAGAAGGGCGTGCACTCACTCACGTTCACCGAGAATCCGGCCGCGCTGGGTTACCCGAGCTTCCACGACGACTACTGGGCGCCGCTGTGGAAGGCCCTGGTGGACACCGACACCGTTCTCTCGGTGCACATCGGCTCGTCAGGCCGACTGTCCATCCCGGCGACGGACTCGCCTCCGGATGTGATGATCACGCTCCAGCCGATGAACATCGTCTCGGCCGCCGCGGACCTGCTGTGGTCGAAGCCGGTGAAGGAGTACAAGGATCTCAAGATCGCCCTCTCCGAAGGCGGCACCGGCTGGATCCCCTACTTCCTCGAACGCGTGGACCGCACCTTCGAGATGCATGCCACCTGGACGTTGCAGGACTTCGGGGGCAAGCTGCCGAGTGAGGTGTTCCGCGATCACTTCCTCACCTGCTTCATCAGCGACCCGCTCGGCGTGAAGCTGCGCCACAAGATCGGCATCGACAACATCTCCTGGGAGATGGACTATCCCCACAGCGACTCGATGTGGCCCGGCGCCCCAGAGGAACTCGGCGGGGTGTTCGACGAGGAGCAGGTTCCCGACGACGAGATCAACAAGATGACTCACCTCAACGCGATGGACTGGTACTCCTTCGATCCGTTCAAGCACGTGCCCAAGCAGCAGGCCACGGTTGGCGCCCTGCGAGCCTCGTCGGCCGATCACGACGTGACCATCCGGGCGCTCAGCAAGCACGAATCGAATCCGGAGCAGAAGCTCGCTGCCTGGGAACAGCAGATCAAGGCCGCGACCGGCCACTCGCGCGCCAAGAAATGATGTCCTGACGCACGAGCACACCACCGCCGCAATCGGATGCGGTCGGACCGGGGATCACCGGACCGGCCGCATCTGTTGTCTGGCATGACAATCGGCACGACCGGCACCTACCGAGTGAAGGAACCGCACACGAGGTCGTCCGACCGCATTCTTCCCCTGGTGCTACCCGAGACCGAGTTCTACTGGACGTCGGGCAAGGACGGCCACCTCCGAGTCCAGGAGTGTCTCTCCTGCGACAGTCTGATCCACCCGCCGAAGCCCATCTGCCCGCAATGCCGATCCGGCAAAACTCGCGACCTGCTAGGCGGGTTCCGGGAGTTCCGCCGACCGCAGATCCGTGATGATTCGCGACTCAGCCTCTACCGACAGGTTCGTGGGCAGCGCGGGTACCGCACGGTCGATCACGCCGGCGCACCGATCCCGGATCCCGCCGGCGACCTGGTCGACCGGCGCCACGACCGCGAAGGTCGCCAGGATCTCGTCGGTGATCAGCTCCCCCATCGTCTCCCATTCGCCGCGCAGCGACAGATCATGGAGTTCCGTTTGCAGGTCTCCCCATCCGTGCAGTTCGAGCACCTTCCGGTAGGCCGGTGTCGATCCGTAGAAGGCGATCTGACGGCGCGTGGCCACCGCCGCCTCGCGCAAGTCCTCCTCCGTCTCGCCGGTCACCACGAAGACCGGTGAGGTCAACTGGAACCCGGCTCGCGCGCGACCGGATCTGTCGATGCCGCGCTGAACCATCGGCGATGTCACCTCTTCCAGGAAACGCCTGGTGGTGAAAGGGTGGGTCAGCAGACCGTCGGCGACCTCACCGCACATCTCGGTCATCTTCTCGCCAACCGCAGCCAGGAACACCTTGGGTGCCGGGTATTCGGTGGGCTCCGGCGTGAACATCGGTGACATGATCTTATGGGTGTAGAACCGGCCGTCGAACCGCAGCTTGGTGCTGTTCTGCCACGCCGACCAGATGGCGTGCAGCGCATCGACGAATTCGCGCATGCGTTCGGCGGGCTCACTCCACGGCATCCCGAAACGCTTTTCGATGTGCGGTTTGATCTGGGTACCCAGGCCGAGGTTGAACCGCCCCTGCGAGAAATCCTGGAGGTCCCAGGCCAAGCTCGCCACGGACATCGGGTTCCGCGCGAACGCGACCGCGATGTTGGTCCCCAGCTCGATCCGCGAGGTGTGTTCCGCGGCGAGGGTCAGGGCCAGGAACGGATCGTGATTGGTCTCGCCCCTGTCTGCGTCATCCCTGTTCGCGTCATCCCCTCTGCGTCATCCTTCTCCTCCCGGCTTCAGCAGGATCTTGCAATGGTCTCCGGGCGCACGGAGATCCGTGAACGAACGTGCAGCGTCCTCCAGCGGGCGTACCGCGGTGACGAAGGGAGCAACGTCGACGGTCCCATCGGCGATCCACTCGAGGGCTCGTGTGAACTCGTCGGGCCGATAGGCGAACACGAATCTCAGCGACAGCTCCTTCACGTTCGCGATCACGGGTGTGATCGTGTCGGGTTCGGTACACACACCCACCACCACGATCCGCGTGTGCGCATGGACCGAGTTCATCACCTCGGCGAGGATGCCGGGCAGGCCCACACATTCGAAGACGACGGTCTGGGCGCGTCGGTCCGTCTCCAGCAGAGGCGACGAGGGCAACTCCTGCCCGGCGAGTTCGGCCCACCGACGATAGGGAGAATCCTGCCCGGGATCGACCACCACGTCGGCGCCGATCCG contains:
- a CDS encoding acyl-CoA carboxylase subunit beta, which encodes MTYADSWTDTLDDLERRRQTSLGMGGPERLAKHHAKGKLDARARIEYLLDPGSFQEFGTLVGGDIAADAIVTGTGEIDGRPVLVGAEDFTTIAGTIAPGSNSKRYRLAELALRTKVPMIILLEGAGFRPTGDHYGRTPTDLLAQARCSGKVPLISAVLGPSAGHGALVSPVCDFSVMSPSGAIFTAGPPVVKQSTGEDISKEDLGGPDVALASGVVHNVTDDDESALDAIRRYLSYFPSSAWSYPPSLPVDDSGEPRETPELLDIISRDNKYIYDARDVLDVVFDRPDWFEVQPEFGPAIICALAHLGGHPVAVVANQPLVLAGSIDADAADKAAHFITVADSFHLPLIFLTDNPGMLPGSDSEQSGVLRSGARMFAAQTTATTLKLHVTLRKAFGFGSMVMSLLGFDDQVATFAYPGATMGAMGAAAMGQATKAGEDFATVLRDMELAASYSSAEHMGFDEMIDPRETRNKLLTALRRGLYARQAAPEPVSRTAITP
- a CDS encoding IS30 family transposase produces the protein MGRLKRGQSMPALPVWEFWQGRAGGMSTAAAARHAGISVRLGHKLMAKHGGVIPTVSRPAACDEHGSGPQSRYLSADERDLIANKNAVGLSVRQIARDLARAPSTISRELRRNRPQHRTYAAGYAQRRAQHRRARPKLRKLESNDVLRAYVWDKLSGLEHWSPAQISARLVTEFADDVRMRISPEAIYRTLFVFPRGEMKQQVTASLRSGRSVRKPRTARTGSTIVPRELLIANRPAAVEDRAVPGDWEGDCILGREGHSQIGTLVERTTRFTILLHLPTTRTGQDLRTALAIGIGDLPAHLRRSITWDQGSEMRGVHTNIAVDHNLQVWFCDPHSPWQRGTNENTNGLLRQYFPKGTDLSVHSSDHLNQIATALNNRPRAALGFRTPAEAFTDLLASHHQP
- a CDS encoding amidohydrolase family protein; its protein translation is MDKNDMILISVDDHIIEPPDMFKDHLPAKYAADAPRLVHMDNGADMWKFRDRIIPNVALNAVAGRPKEEYGLEPEGLDEIRPGCYNVDERVKDMNAGGVLAQMNFPSFPGFAARLFATEDSDFSLALVQAYNDWHIDEWCGAYPGRFIPMALPVIWDAELCAQEVRRVAKKGVHSLTFTENPAALGYPSFHDDYWAPLWKALVDTDTVLSVHIGSSGRLSIPATDSPPDVMITLQPMNIVSAAADLLWSKPVKEYKDLKIALSEGGTGWIPYFLERVDRTFEMHATWTLQDFGGKLPSEVFRDHFLTCFISDPLGVKLRHKIGIDNISWEMDYPHSDSMWPGAPEELGGVFDEEQVPDDEINKMTHLNAMDWYSFDPFKHVPKQQATVGALRASSADHDVTIRALSKHESNPEQKLAAWEQQIKAATGHSRAKK
- a CDS encoding TetR/AcrR family transcriptional regulator — its product is MSVQLSAYVTWLPSRGSECYKYTVFLSEPRMGHKVWQFAAAWKGGRIVFHGKSSRRRNRMARPLIPVDDILDRALALLDDEGVDALSARRLAGDLKISTRTLYQQVGNREALIRALVARHFANLRLEFRDTGEWESTAVSWCLTLRETLRAHPYLTELMSFDDRRVITEFVGDLVKVARSAGIPDHLAAECCRALVNVTVNHTIVEVRALHDPAPSAENAAEAESMARNLPLTIRWILSGVRNDVGLSKHTVKQPWRDRRVIGKD